The Desulfurella sp. genome segment AGAATTTCTGGATCTTTTGTTAAAGATAAAAAAAGACGGCTATTGTATATCTAAAGGTGAGAGAGACAATTTTATGGCAGCTGCTGCAGCTCCATTATTTAAATACAACAAAATATTTGGTTCTTTATCTATATCAGGACCAAAAGATCGTTTTTTAAACAACTTTTCCAACGAAAAACTTTATTTGTTAATTCAATTTGCTGAAAAGATATCAAAATTGATAGAATCTCTGTAGGGGTGTAGTCAATGTATCAAATTCTTAACGATTTAACTGTATTAGATCTAACAAATGTATTAGCAGGTCCTTTTTGTACATATCATCTTGCTATGATGGGAGCAAATGTTATAAAGATAGAAAGACCTAAAGATGGTGATTTGGCAAGAAAACTTGGCGCTAGTAAAAAATTAAACAAAAAATTACTTGGTTCATCTTTCCTTGCACAAAATGCAGGCAAAAAAAGTGTTATATTAGATTTAAAAAACAAAAATGATTTAGAAAAGTTTTATAAATTAGCAAAAAAGGCAGATATTGTGGTGGAAAATTTTAAACCAGGTACAATAAAGAAACTAAAAATTGATTATGATATATTGTCAAATCTTAATACTCAAATAATTTATTGCTCAATATCCGGATTTGGACAATACGGACAGCTATCAAATAAAGTAGCATATGACCAAATTATTCAAGGCCTTAGTGGAGTTATGTCATTAAATGGTACAAAAGAAATCAACCCGCTAAGGTGTGGGTTCCCAATTTGCGATACAGTTGGCGGTTTGACTGCTACTATGGCGATATTAGCAGCTTTATATTTTAGAATTAAAAAACATAAAGGAACTTACATTGATATTTCAATGTTTGATTCGATGCTTCCTATGCTCGGTTGGGCAGCATCGAATTTTTTAATAGCAAACAAAAAACCAGAGCTTTTAGGAAATGACAATTTCACAGCAGCTCCATCAGGCACTTTTATAACAAAAAACGGCCTAATTAACATTGCGGCAAATGAGGATAAGCAATGGATAAATTTATGTAAAGCAATTAAAAGAAATGATTTAATATTAGATGTTCGATTTGCTGATAGAGAAAAACGCAAAGAAAACAGAGTATCATTAAATAAGATATTAAATGAAATTCTTAAAAAACGCACTACTGATTTTTGGGTGGACCTTTTTGAGAAATACGACATACCTTCTGGTGAAATTTTAGATTTATCAAAAGTACTCAAATTAAGTCATACAAAAGAACGCAATATGCTCATTCCTATGCGCCTAGATTATTTAAATAGAACAATAAATATAATAAATATTGCACCTAAGTTCTCAAATATTAAAGAGGAGTCTGTGTCTCCTCCTCCAACCTTAGGAGAACATTCAGAAGCTATATTAAACAGCCTTTGAATGAAAATTGCTATTTTATATTTCTTCAAGATTTTTGCCAGTACTTTTAGGTCCTAGCAAAAGATCTACCACCAATATTAATATAAAAACCCATAGAACAATGAAAGCTCCACCTATGCCGTAATTTTTATAAACATATGTTCCTATAAAAGTTGGCAATATTGCTGTACTAAATCTACTAATTGCATAAGAAGATCCAGTTGCACTACCTCTTAAATGTGTTGGAAATATTTCAGCATTATATTGATGATAAAAATTAGACATATTCCAAAGAGAAAATGTA includes the following:
- a CDS encoding CaiB/BaiF CoA-transferase family protein, whose protein sequence is MYQILNDLTVLDLTNVLAGPFCTYHLAMMGANVIKIERPKDGDLARKLGASKKLNKKLLGSSFLAQNAGKKSVILDLKNKNDLEKFYKLAKKADIVVENFKPGTIKKLKIDYDILSNLNTQIIYCSISGFGQYGQLSNKVAYDQIIQGLSGVMSLNGTKEINPLRCGFPICDTVGGLTATMAILAALYFRIKKHKGTYIDISMFDSMLPMLGWAASNFLIANKKPELLGNDNFTAAPSGTFITKNGLINIAANEDKQWINLCKAIKRNDLILDVRFADREKRKENRVSLNKILNEILKKRTTDFWVDLFEKYDIPSGEILDLSKVLKLSHTKERNMLIPMRLDYLNRTINIINIAPKFSNIKEESVSPPPTLGEHSEAILNSL